The Actinomyces faecalis genome includes the window TCCACCGCCGCGAGAAAGTCCTCGCCGTGGGTGGCCCAGGTGGCCTGCGGCGGGCGGGTCGGACCAGGGCCGAGAAGGCTCGCCGGATCGGTCTTCGCCGCGTAGGAGTGGACGAAGTAGAAGCGCTCGTGCGCCACGCCGTCGAAGAGCCGAGAGCCCTGCGGCGCCCGGACCTCGGACCAGCCCATGTGTGGTACCACCGGCGCCTCCAGACGGCAGACGGTCCCCGGCCACTGCCCCAGGCCCGCGGTCGCCGCCTGGTCGTCAGCGTGCTCGGTCGAGGACTCGAACAGCACCTGCATCCCCACGCAGATCCCCAGCACCGGCCGTCCCCCCGCCAGACGACGGTCAATGAGTCGCGGCGCGTCAACGGCAGCCAGCTGGCTCATGACGGAGGCGAAGGCGCCGACACCAGGGACGACCAGGCCCTGGGCCGCCTCGACGGCGGCGGCGTCGGCAGTGAACTCGACCTGGGCGCCCACGCGCTCCAGGGCGCGCACGGCGGATCGGACGTTGCCGCTGCCGTAGGACAGGACGACGACGGTGGGCTTGCGCATGCCCACAGCCTAACGGCCCGGGCCGGTGCTTCTCACGCCCGTCCTGTCACCGTCCGTTCCTCAGGACCGTCCGCCGCCGCGCAGGCCCCGTCCGAGCCACCTCATGGCACGTGAGGGACGTACGTCGGCCGAGCGGACCGCTCCCTTGACGTCCTCAGCCCGCGTCAGCCCGAGCAGGACGTCCTCGACGACCTGGTCCACCGCCGACAGCAGCAGACCGGCACTGGCCTCCTCACCCGCCGTGCCGTTGGCGTACCGGCGAGCCGTGATGGTGCCGGACAGCCCGGACTCGATACCCACGTCGGTGGCCAGGTCAGCGGTCAGCAGGACGACGCCGGCACGCGACAGCCGCGACAGGGCCCCCGCCAGCTCCGCAGCCTCAGCAGGCTCGGTCTCAGCGCCGCCCAGCAGCTCCGAGACGTCCCACTCGGCGTGGGCCGAGACAAACTCCTTGACGGCGAAGGCTCCCGAGCGCGCCGGGACGACGGTGCAGTCCAGGTCACTCATGGAGCACAGGGCCGCCAGCGCGTCGGCACTGGCCAAGGGGGTCAGGACGACAGCGACCTTCACCGCCCGGCCGGCAGCGGTGACGTCCTCGGCGTCGAGCGCGGAGGCGTCGTCAGGCACGGCCGGGAGCCCTGCCTCGTCCTGCTCGGGCACCGGATCGGGCGCGTCCAGGTCCAGCCCCTCCGTAAGGGCGGCGAACTCGGCGTCGACGTCCTTGCCCGAGGAGTCCTCCGGCACAGGGCGCTCGCTCATCACAGGGCCCCCTTGGTCGAGGGGACGCCCTCCACCCGCGGGTCGGGCTCCACGGCCCGGCGCAGCGCACGCGCCAGCGCCTTGAACTCGGCCTCCGCGACGTGGTGCGGGTCCCGCCCGGCCAGCACGCGCACGTGGAGGCAGATCCCGGCGTGGTAGGCGATGGCCTCGAAGACGTGACGCACCATGGATCCGGTGAAGTGGCCGCCGATGAGGTGGTGAACAAAGGCCTCGGACTCGCCCTCGTGGACGAGGTAGGGCCGTCCGGACACGTCCACCACGGCGTGGGCCAGCGCCTCGTCCAGAGGGACCGTAGCGTCACCGAAACGGCCGATCCCGCACTTGTCCCCCAGTGCCTGCCTCAGCGCCTCCCCGATGCAGATCGCCGTGTCCTCCACGGTGTGGTGGACGTCGATGTCAGTGTCCCCGCTGGCGCGCACGGTCAGGTCGATCAGCGAGTGCTTGCCCAGCGCCGTGAGCATGTGGTCGTAGAAGGGGACCGTCGTGGAGATGTCCGTGCGTCCGCTGCCGTCGAGGTCGAGCTCGACGACGACGGTGGACTCGCTGGTAGTCCGCTCAATGCGGGCGGTACGGCTCATGAGTGGATCTCCTTGGGTGTCTGCGCGGCGTCAGGCCGCGGAAGGTCAGCCGTCACTGCGAGAAGGCTACGGCGGAAGGCCTCCATCTCCTCCGGCGTGCCGATGCACACCCGAAGGTACCCCGCCGGCCCGACGACGCGGATGAGGACGCCGCGCTCCAGCAGGCCTGAGAAGACGGCGTCGCGGTCAGCGAAGGGGCCGAAGAGGACGAAGTTGGAGTCGGAGTCGAAGGCCGTCCACCCCTGCTCACGCAGCCAGCCCACGAGGCGGTCGCGGTCAGCACGCATCGAGGCGACCTGGCTCATGAGCTCCTCGCGGTGGGCCAGCGCCGCCATGGCCGCAGCCTGGGTCACAGCCGAGAGGTGGTAGGGCAGGCGGACGACTCGCAGGAGGTCGACGAGCTCACGAGTCGCAGCCAGGTAGCCCAGCCGCAGTCCCGCCATACCGAAGGCCTTGGACATGGTGCGGCACACCGCCAGGTGCGGGTAGGCCTCGCCGTCCTCCTCGACCAGGAGCTCCAGGGCACTGGGTACTCCTGGGCGACGGAACTCGCCGTAGGCCTCGTCCACGACGACGACGCAGTCGGTCGCGCTGCCGTCCGCCGCGACCGGCCCGTTGCCGCGAGCGGCCCGGAGCACCTGGCGCACGTCGTCGAGCGGCAGTGCGGTACCGGTGGGGTTGTTCGGGCTGGCCAGCAGGATGACCGCGGGGTGGTGAGCCGCAACCGCCTCGCGGACGGCCTCGACGTCAAGGGTGAAGTCCTCAGCACGTGCCGCGGCGACGTACTGCGTCAGGGTGTCTCGGGCGTACTCGGGGTACATGGAGTAGGTCGGTGTGAAGGACAGGCACACCCGCCCCGGCCCGCCGAGGGCCTGAAGGAGGTGGAGCATGACCTCGTTGGAGCCGTTGGCCGCCCAGACCTGCTCCCAGGGCACGCGCACCCCGGACTCGACCGCCAGGTAGTCGGCCAGCGCCTGGCGCAGCGCCGGGAAGTCGCGGTCGGGATAGCGGTTGAGCCCGGTGGCCACCTGGGCGACGGCGGCAGCGACGTCCTGCACGACCTCCGGCGAGGGGGCATAGGGGTTCTCGTTGACGTTGAGGCGGACAGGTACGTCCAGCTCAGGAGCGCCGTAGGGAGTCTCGCCCTCAAGGCCGGGTCGCAGAGGAAGTGTGCTCACGTGCCGCAGTCTATGAGCAGGCACGGCCCGCGTGCGGATCTGTCCACGCCCAGCCCGGGACCGGCTACTGACTGAGCGGCCGGTAGGAAGGCGGGACCAGTCACGCGTCCTGGGCCGACGTCGTCGCCGGCCAGGACCTCACAGGCGCTCTGAGGCCAGCCGCGCCCCCTCGGTCAGCGAGGCGAGCTTGGCCCAGGCGATGTGGGAGTGGATACGGCCACCCAGACCGCAGTCGGTCGAGGCCACGACCCGCTCGGCCCCCACCAGCTCGGCGAAGCGCGTGATGCGGTCTGCCACGAGCTCAGGGTGCTCCACGACGTTCGTCGCGTGGGAGACGACTCCCGGGATGAGGTACTTGCCCTCGGGGAGCTCAGTGTCCTTCCAGATCTTCCACTCGTGCTCGTGGCGGGCGTTAGCGGCCTCGAAGGTGAGCCCGTTGGCGTTGACCCTGAGGGCCAGGTCCACCACGTGGCGGAGCTCCAGGTCCGTGGAGTGCGGACCGTGCCACGACCCCCAGCACACGTGGTAGCGCACGAGGTCGGGGTCGATCCCCTCCAGGGCGTGGTTGAGGGCCTCGATCCGTACGGCGGAGAACCGGCGGTAGTCCTCGACAGCGGGCTCGACCTTGAACTGGTCCCAGGACTCGGCCAGGTCAGGAGCGTCGATCTGGACGGTGAGACCGGCGTCGGTAATGGCCTTGTACTCCTCGCGCAGCGCGTTGGCCCACGCCCACACGGCAGCCTCGTCGTCCTCGTAGTAGTAGTTGCCCACACGTGCCGCCGCAGCCGGGCTGATAGAGGCCACGAAGCCCTCGGACAACGGCTTCCCCGCCTTGCCCAGCGCCTCCTTGAGGGAGGTGATGTCACGGGCGACGACCTCCTGGCCCGTGTAGGACAGCTCGCCGGTCAGTGCAGGGAAGGACCACGGGCGACGGGTCGCCAGGTGGATACCTGAGGTCGGGTCGGAGTAGGCGTCGGCGAAGGCCACCCAGTCGCGGCGGTCGGTCATCGCGTCCAGCTCCAGCTTCCCGGCCGGGGTCGGCCTGCGCTCGGGAAGCTCGTCGAGCAGCTCCAGGCCGGAGAAGCGCGTAAAGGAGTAGGACCACCAGGCGCCGTAGTCGACCTTCTCGGTCATGGCGTGGCCGTACTCGCCGTCATTGACGATCGTGATGCCCAGCTCAGCCTGCCTGGCGACGACGGCGTCAGTCTCAGAGCGGACGACCGCGGCCAGGTCGGCGTCGGACAGGGCGCCGGTGGCGTGGTCGGCGTTGGCCTTGAGCAGGGTGTCGGTGCGGGGCAGGGAACCGACGTGGGTGGTGCGGATGGAAGTGGTCATGAGTGGTCCTGTCATTCCTGCGGCGAGGTGCCGCGGCGGTCATGGGGATAAGGACCGGAACCGGCCTGGCCGGCTGGGGGCTGAGACGTCCGGGCGCCTCAGCGGGGCATGACCACCCCTGCCACGCGCTCCGGCGTGAGCAGGGGAGCCTCCGTCCTGACGGCGCAGCAGGAGATGCTGCATCGGCTGGTGGTCATCAGGTGTCCTTCCATCGGTCCTGGCAGGAGCACCGGGTCCGGCTCGGCCGGTCGGTTGCTGCGGCGTCGACGAGCCAGGTCTCTCAGCCGCTCGGGATGGTTGTAGCCCACAGCATACACACGGGGCTCCGCGCTGCCCGCAACACCATCCGCCAGGCGAGACGTCCAGAGTCTGAGAGCTCCTGGCTGCAACGCGCTCCGTTCATGTCGGACCCGGTCGCT containing:
- a CDS encoding histidinol-phosphate transaminase; the encoded protein is MSTLPLRPGLEGETPYGAPELDVPVRLNVNENPYAPSPEVVQDVAAAVAQVATGLNRYPDRDFPALRQALADYLAVESGVRVPWEQVWAANGSNEVMLHLLQALGGPGRVCLSFTPTYSMYPEYARDTLTQYVAAARAEDFTLDVEAVREAVAAHHPAVILLASPNNPTGTALPLDDVRQVLRAARGNGPVAADGSATDCVVVVDEAYGEFRRPGVPSALELLVEEDGEAYPHLAVCRTMSKAFGMAGLRLGYLAATRELVDLLRVVRLPYHLSAVTQAAAMAALAHREELMSQVASMRADRDRLVGWLREQGWTAFDSDSNFVLFGPFADRDAVFSGLLERGVLIRVVGPAGYLRVCIGTPEEMEAFRRSLLAVTADLPRPDAAQTPKEIHS
- the hisB gene encoding imidazoleglycerol-phosphate dehydratase HisB, whose protein sequence is MSRTARIERTTSESTVVVELDLDGSGRTDISTTVPFYDHMLTALGKHSLIDLTVRASGDTDIDVHHTVEDTAICIGEALRQALGDKCGIGRFGDATVPLDEALAHAVVDVSGRPYLVHEGESEAFVHHLIGGHFTGSMVRHVFEAIAYHAGICLHVRVLAGRDPHHVAEAEFKALARALRRAVEPDPRVEGVPSTKGAL
- the hisH gene encoding imidazole glycerol phosphate synthase subunit HisH, translated to MRKPTVVVLSYGSGNVRSAVRALERVGAQVEFTADAAAVEAAQGLVVPGVGAFASVMSQLAAVDAPRLIDRRLAGGRPVLGICVGMQVLFESSTEHADDQAATAGLGQWPGTVCRLEAPVVPHMGWSEVRAPQGSRLFDGVAHERFYFVHSYAAKTDPASLLGPGPTRPPQATWATHGEDFLAAVENGALSATQFHPEKSGDAGAQLLRNWLATL
- a CDS encoding cobalamin-independent methionine synthase II family protein, encoding MTTSIRTTHVGSLPRTDTLLKANADHATGALSDADLAAVVRSETDAVVARQAELGITIVNDGEYGHAMTEKVDYGAWWSYSFTRFSGLELLDELPERRPTPAGKLELDAMTDRRDWVAFADAYSDPTSGIHLATRRPWSFPALTGELSYTGQEVVARDITSLKEALGKAGKPLSEGFVASISPAAAARVGNYYYEDDEAAVWAWANALREEYKAITDAGLTVQIDAPDLAESWDQFKVEPAVEDYRRFSAVRIEALNHALEGIDPDLVRYHVCWGSWHGPHSTDLELRHVVDLALRVNANGLTFEAANARHEHEWKIWKDTELPEGKYLIPGVVSHATNVVEHPELVADRITRFAELVGAERVVASTDCGLGGRIHSHIAWAKLASLTEGARLASERL